A section of the Deinococcus gobiensis I-0 genome encodes:
- a CDS encoding HD domain-containing phosphohydrolase — translation MTGVDMWVSSGAALGTWERPECLNDVMATLGIPTPLSHLVERTCGGHAERVGLLASRIAFLLNVDVELALIAGYLHDVGKVGVCPSVLNKPGPLTALERQAMQHHAAYGAQLVRERWPGVPAEVVTAVLRHHERLDGQGYPGGQTELDPLSAVVAVADIYDALTQPRVYRPWVLTGPELVQALFAQALPRAPMVALCSLVGLRLPEERVHLQVG, via the coding sequence ATGACGGGGGTAGACATGTGGGTGTCCTCAGGCGCCGCACTTGGCACGTGGGAGCGGCCGGAGTGCTTGAATGATGTGATGGCAACGCTGGGTATCCCCACTCCACTCTCCCACCTGGTCGAAAGAACCTGTGGGGGTCATGCTGAACGGGTGGGTCTGCTGGCATCCCGAATCGCTTTCCTGCTGAATGTAGATGTGGAGTTGGCCTTGATCGCTGGGTATCTGCACGACGTGGGGAAGGTCGGCGTTTGCCCAAGTGTGCTGAACAAGCCTGGACCATTGACTGCGCTGGAGCGGCAGGCGATGCAGCACCACGCGGCCTACGGGGCGCAACTGGTGCGGGAGCGTTGGCCGGGGGTGCCGGCGGAGGTCGTGACAGCAGTATTGCGACACCATGAGCGGCTGGACGGCCAGGGCTATCCCGGGGGTCAGACGGAGTTGGACCCGTTGAGTGCGGTGGTGGCGGTGGCGGATATCTATGACGCGCTCACGCAACCGCGGGTCTACCGCCCCTGGGTGTTGACTGGGCCAGAGTTGGTGCAGGCCTTGTTCGCGCAGGCCTTGCCGCGAGCGCCCATGGTCGCGTTGTGCTCGCTGGTCGGGTTGCGCCTTCCGGAGGAGCGCGTACACCTGCAAGTGGGGTAG
- a CDS encoding type II secretion system protein, translated as MSTPVIYSVLGLLITMVGILNMPRHKWPTSFRGVLALLLGSLFWPVVLLALWYDQQRATWKEPPPTPKVWLKVKEQSGAYTLGPLTLIIRYRPRRCRTSGRWTILVRPRPSLNAPLLIRRQGFSINLLFRQYHFLMLAPVSQASPIPPPSLTARPRQEQAFTLSEILIVIAILGILAAVLIPSFLNARMAAQRKLIDTYAQTCQIAAEKRRNYLTNTLTLPAPGGFAPTCATLGVTPPSYVTKAEFRDQGDRYELVVQGQVRGSTYTQSATLIKQVTR; from the coding sequence ATGTCTACCCCCGTCATCTACAGCGTGCTCGGTCTCCTCATCACCATGGTCGGCATCCTCAACATGCCCCGTCATAAGTGGCCTACAAGCTTCAGGGGCGTCCTGGCACTCCTCCTCGGCTCACTGTTCTGGCCAGTCGTGCTCCTGGCCCTCTGGTATGACCAGCAACGGGCCACCTGGAAGGAGCCCCCACCTACCCCCAAAGTCTGGTTGAAAGTCAAGGAGCAGAGCGGGGCCTACACCCTTGGGCCGCTCACGCTCATCATCCGGTACCGGCCACGTCGCTGCCGCACGTCGGGTCGGTGGACCATTCTGGTCCGCCCTCGTCCCAGCCTCAATGCCCCGCTCCTGATCCGGCGTCAGGGCTTCAGCATCAACCTGCTGTTTCGCCAATACCATTTCCTGATGCTCGCGCCCGTGAGCCAGGCCTCCCCCATCCCTCCCCCATCGCTGACGGCCAGGCCCCGGCAGGAGCAGGCCTTCACGCTGAGCGAGATCCTGATCGTCATCGCCATCCTCGGCATCCTGGCGGCCGTCCTCATCCCCAGTTTTCTGAATGCCCGTATGGCTGCACAACGCAAGCTGATCGACACCTATGCTCAAACCTGCCAGATCGCGGCCGAGAAACGCCGGAACTACCTCACCAATACCCTGACTCTCCCGGCCCCTGGAGGCTTTGCCCCCACCTGCGCCACCCTCGGGGTCACTCCCCCGTCTTATGTCACCAAAGCAGAATTCCGGGACCAGGGCGACCGCTACGAGCTGGTGGTGCAGGGCCAGGTCAGAGGCAGCACGTATACCCAGAGTGCGACCCTCATCAAGCAGGTCACGAGATGA
- a CDS encoding DUF2227 family putative metal-binding protein: MPNGDTHTAINLGALLGFGGVYLALGLPWTPPASALVGGYLFGTLFLTPDLDLGHRARVRARRNWGALGALWLPLGILVKHRGVIHTWGRGPALLLLYFVVVFGGVLALALFGLQAAGVTFPHTWNVRLTPQAFWWLALPGYLLAYWINRSRTSASSWQVLRCSSIPAARTMSCSSATRSSSPTWPPAKHSACNS, translated from the coding sequence ATGCCGAACGGAGATACCCATACCGCCATCAACCTGGGCGCCCTTCTGGGCTTCGGTGGGGTGTACCTGGCTCTCGGCCTGCCCTGGACACCTCCCGCCAGTGCCCTGGTGGGGGGGTACCTCTTCGGCACCCTCTTCCTCACGCCGGACCTGGACCTCGGCCACCGCGCCCGCGTCCGGGCCCGGCGCAACTGGGGGGCCCTCGGTGCCCTCTGGCTCCCTCTCGGAATACTCGTCAAGCATCGAGGTGTCATCCACACCTGGGGGCGGGGACCGGCACTTCTCCTCCTGTACTTTGTGGTCGTCTTCGGCGGCGTGCTCGCCCTCGCCCTCTTCGGGCTCCAGGCCGCCGGGGTCACCTTCCCCCACACCTGGAATGTGCGCCTCACGCCACAGGCCTTCTGGTGGTTGGCCCTCCCGGGCTATCTCCTCGCCTACTGGATCAACAGGTCGAGGACCTCTGCGAGCTCCTGGCAGGTGCTCAGGTGCTCGAGCATCCCAGCGGCGCGCACGATGTCGTGCAGTTCGGCGACACGATCATCCTCACCGACTTGGCCTCCGGCAAAGCACAGCGCGTGCAACTCGTGA
- a CDS encoding GreA/GreB family elongation factor — MLEHPSGAHDVVQFGDTIILTDLASGKAQRVQLVSKVEAAGAIGTLVQISPDSPVGAQLEGRQVGETIRVVLKQREVQYRITEIEPYGD; from the coding sequence GTGCTCGAGCATCCCAGCGGCGCGCACGATGTCGTGCAGTTCGGCGACACGATCATCCTCACCGACTTGGCCTCCGGCAAAGCACAGCGCGTGCAACTCGTGAGCAAGGTGGAGGCCGCCGGTGCCATCGGCACGCTCGTCCAGATCAGTCCGGACAGTCCCGTGGGGGCCCAGCTGGAAGGCCGCCAGGTGGGCGAGACGATCCGCGTCGTCCTGAAGCAACGCGAAGTGCAGTACCGGATCACGGAGATCGAACCGTACGGCGACTGA